The Syntrophobotulus glycolicus DSM 8271 DNA window CTTAAAAAGACTGGTTGAGGACCTGTTGGAACTGTCAAGACTGCAATCGGGAAAAGCTGATTTGGAAAAAGAAGAAATCAATCTTTTCCAAGTGAGCGAGCAGGTGAAAGAAAAGTACGATCAGCTGTTTATTCAAAGGAACATCAAGTTCAAGGCTGAGATCAATCAAGACGCGGGAACGGTCTGGGCCGATAAATTCATGTTTGAACAGATTGTCTTAAACCTGATCGATAATGCGATTTGCTATGCGCCGGGAGGAACAATAACCTTGACAAGCGCCAGAACGCAAAAAGGAATTGAACTTTGCCTCTCTGATACGGGGAAGGGGATTTCTGAGGAAGATTTGCCTTATCTGTTTGAACGATTCTACCGCGCCGATAAATCAAGAAACAGGGAAAGCGGTGGAACGGGATTAGGTTTGTCTATCGTAAAAAATTTGGTTCAGGCCCATGGCGGCATAATTTCTGTGGAAAGTGAAGCAGGTAAAGGAACAAAATTCAGTTTAAAGTTCCCTTTTCAAGACAAATAAAACATTTCGGTCTCAAAAATCCGACCTCAAAATGGACGAGGCCTATTTTTTTATTGTCAAACCCTACTATAATCATAGAAATTATAATTTTTTTCCCAAAAGCTATTGACTTGGAAAAAAGTCGACGCTAGAATGAAACGAAACCTATAGGGATACTGTAGTATAAACAATTTAGGGGGAAAAGTGAAATGAAAGTACGAGAAAAACGAAAACAAAAGACTGTACTTGGAAAAGGAATCGTCGCCGTTCTGATTATGGCCTTACTGGCTTCCTTAGCCGGCTGCGGCAAGACGGAGCAGGCCGAACAATCCAAAGATACAAAACCTGTATCCTTACTCAATGTTTCTTATGATCCCACCCGTGAACTTTATCAGGAATACAACACAGCCTTCTCTAAATACTGGAAGGATAAAACCGGTCAGGACGTGACAATCGAACAGTCTCACGGCGGATCCGGCAGTCAGGCCAGAACCGTTATTGACGGAAACGAGGCCGATGTTGTGACTTTAGCTTTAGCTTATGATATCGACTCAATCAACAGTAAGGCGCCTTTAATTAATAGCAATTGGCAGCAGCGTTTACCGAATAACTCAACACCTTACACGTCAACAATTGTTTTTCTTGTGCGCAAGGGAAATCCCAAAAACATTAAGGATTGGAACGATCTCGCAAAACCCGGAATATCGGTAATTACGCCCAATCCGAAGACCTCCGGCGGCGCCCGTTGGAATTATCTTGCCGCTTGGGGCTATGTTCTGAAAAACAATGGCGACGATGCCAAAGCAAAGGATTTTGTGAAATCTATTTTTGAAAATGTACCGGTTCTGGATTCAGGGGCACGCGGTTCCACCACAACCTTTGTTGAACGCGGAATAGGAGATGTCCTCCTGGCTTGGGAAAACGAAGCGCACTTATCGATTAAAGAATTCGGCAATGATAAGTTTGAAATTGTTTATCCCTCAATCAGCATTTTAGCCGAACCACCGGTCTCAGTCGTAGATTCCGTCGTTGATAAAAAAGGCACACGAGAAGTGGCCGAGGCGTATTTAAATTATCTCTATAGCGATGAAGGCCAGGAAATTGCCGCGAAAAATTTCTATAGACCCAGAAGCGAAGCGATAGGCCAAAAATATGCTTCTCACTTCCCGAAAATCAATCTCTTTACCATTGACGATCTTTTTGGCGGCTGGCAGAAAGCTCAAAAGGAACACTTTGCCGACGGCGGGGTATTCGATCAGATTTATACAAAAAAATAGTCCTTGAATTTAAAGATGAGTACGTTAAAGATAGAACGGTTCTTGACCCAAGAATCAAGAACCGTTTTTCTTTAAACTGAAGTGGGAAAAGAAAGTTCTTTTTTCTGAGCGTTCAATAAAGAGGTGCATCATGAGGAAAACAGGCAAAAAATTTAGTTTGATTGAACACAGCGTAATACCGGGATTTGGAATAACGATGGGTTTTTCCCTGCTTTATCTCAGCTTGCTGGTTCTGATTCCAGTTTCCATGGTTTTTTTGAACAGCGCCAATATGGGATGGCAAAAATTTTGGGAGGTCGCCTTATCGGAAAGGGTCGTAGCTTCTTTAAAGGTATCGTTCAGTACTTCATTTTTAGCAGCTTTGGTCAATGCCATATTCGGGCTGCTCCTTGCCTGGGTCTTGGAACGATATACCTTTCCGGGCAAGAAAATAATAGACGGCTTGATCGATTTGCCTTTTGCCTTGCCCACCGCGGTCGCCGGAATAGCCCTAACCACCCTTTATTCCCCAAACGGCTGGATAGGCAAATTATTTGCACCGTTAGGAATGAAAATAGCCTATACTCCCCTGGGCATTACCATAGCTTTGATTTTTATCAGTCTGCCTTTTGTCGTAAGGACCGTGCAGCCTGTCTTGCAAAGCATTGACCCGGAAGTTGAGGAGGCGGCGGCTTGCTTAGGCGCGACAAGGTTTCAAACCTTCTATAAAGTGATCTTGCCGGCGCTGCTCCCGGCGGTGATTACAGGGTTTGCCCTGGCCTTCGCGCGGGCTTTGGGGGAATACGGTTCGGTTGTCTTTATTTCCGGGAATATGCCGATGTATACGGAAATTACCCCCCTCTTAATCCGGACAAAGCTTGAACAATATGACTATGCCGGAGGTACGGCTATTGCCGCCGTGATGCTGGTCATATCCTTCATCATGCTGCTGGTGATTAATCTCATTCAGTGGTGGACAAATCACCGGGATAAAGCCAATTAGGAGTGAGAAAAATGAAGAAGAAAAATGGAAACGAATCGAAAGTTGTCAAGACACTCCTAATCACAATTGCGTTACTCTTTTTTGTGTGCATGCTTTTGTTTCCTTTGTTTTTAGTTTTCGCCAAGGCTTTCGAAAAAGGGGCCGCCTTATATTTGGCCTCCATCACAGATCCGATGGCCGGGAAAGCGATTAAGCTTACCCTTTTGACGATTGCAATTGTGGTTCCCATTAACACGGTATTCGGTCTGGCTGCGGCCTGGGCCATTGCTAAATTCAAATTCAAGGGAAAAAATCTTTTGCTGACCTTGATTGATTTGCCGTTTGCGATTTCCCCCGTGGTTGCCGGACTGATCTTTGTTTTGCTTTTCAGCACAACCCACGGTTTATTTGCTTCAGTATTAAGTGAGTGGGGATTAAAGATTATTTTTGCTCCTCCCGGAATTGTCCTGGCGACTTTATTCGTCACTTTACCTTTTGTAGCCCGGGAACTGATCCCTTTAATGGAAGTTCAGGGAACTGCGGAAGAGGAAGCGGCGCTGACGTTAGGGGCCAGCGGATTTAAAACCTTTTTGCGTATTACTTTGCCGAATATCAAATGGGCGCTTCTCTATGGTGTCATGCTTACAGCGGCCCGGGCGGCAGGGGAGTTCGGCGCGGTTTCTGTAGTATCCGGGCATATTCGCGGCTTGACAAACACCATGTCTCTTTATGTCGAAATCTTATATAACGAGTACAAATTTTCTGCGGCTTTTGCTGTAGCATCCTTATTGACGCTTATCGCAATCATTAATCTTGTCATCAAAAATATTGCCGATTGGAAGAACAAGAAAATCGAGGAGGAGCTATGAGTATAGAAATATTGAACATTACGAAATCGTTTGATTCCTTTAAAGCTCTAAGTCATATTGATCTGAATATCAAGACAGGGGAACTGGTTGCTTTGCTGGGGCCATCCGGTTCCGGGAAAACCACCCTGCTGAGAATTATTGCCGGTCTGGAGAACCCTGATTCCGGAAGCATTATTTTTGATGGACAGGACAACACCGAAAAGAGCACTCAGGATCGCAAAGTAGGATTTGTTTTTCAACATTATGCTCTGTTCAAGCATATGACCGTGTTTGAGAATATTGCTTTTGGTCTGAAGGTCAGACCCTATAAGCTGAGACCCGGCAAAGAAGCGATCAACGAAAAAGTGAACGAGCTGTTGTCTCTGGTTAAGATGGAAGAACTGGCCAAAAGATACCCTTCTCAGCTTTCGGGCGGCCAACGGCAGAGAATTGCCCTGGCCCGGGCCTTGGCTGTCG harbors:
- the cysW gene encoding sulfate ABC transporter permease subunit CysW → MKKKNGNESKVVKTLLITIALLFFVCMLLFPLFLVFAKAFEKGAALYLASITDPMAGKAIKLTLLTIAIVVPINTVFGLAAAWAIAKFKFKGKNLLLTLIDLPFAISPVVAGLIFVLLFSTTHGLFASVLSEWGLKIIFAPPGIVLATLFVTLPFVARELIPLMEVQGTAEEEAALTLGASGFKTFLRITLPNIKWALLYGVMLTAARAAGEFGAVSVVSGHIRGLTNTMSLYVEILYNEYKFSAAFAVASLLTLIAIINLVIKNIADWKNKKIEEEL
- the cysT gene encoding sulfate ABC transporter permease subunit CysT, which gives rise to MRKTGKKFSLIEHSVIPGFGITMGFSLLYLSLLVLIPVSMVFLNSANMGWQKFWEVALSERVVASLKVSFSTSFLAALVNAIFGLLLAWVLERYTFPGKKIIDGLIDLPFALPTAVAGIALTTLYSPNGWIGKLFAPLGMKIAYTPLGITIALIFISLPFVVRTVQPVLQSIDPEVEEAAACLGATRFQTFYKVILPALLPAVITGFALAFARALGEYGSVVFISGNMPMYTEITPLLIRTKLEQYDYAGGTAIAAVMLVISFIMLLVINLIQWWTNHRDKAN
- a CDS encoding sulfate ABC transporter substrate-binding protein; this encodes MKVREKRKQKTVLGKGIVAVLIMALLASLAGCGKTEQAEQSKDTKPVSLLNVSYDPTRELYQEYNTAFSKYWKDKTGQDVTIEQSHGGSGSQARTVIDGNEADVVTLALAYDIDSINSKAPLINSNWQQRLPNNSTPYTSTIVFLVRKGNPKNIKDWNDLAKPGISVITPNPKTSGGARWNYLAAWGYVLKNNGDDAKAKDFVKSIFENVPVLDSGARGSTTTFVERGIGDVLLAWENEAHLSIKEFGNDKFEIVYPSISILAEPPVSVVDSVVDKKGTREVAEAYLNYLYSDEGQEIAAKNFYRPRSEAIGQKYASHFPKINLFTIDDLFGGWQKAQKEHFADGGVFDQIYTKK